A region from the Enterobacter roggenkampii genome encodes:
- the dadX gene encoding catabolic alanine racemase DadX, with product MSRPVLAQLNLQALKDNLQIVRRAAPGARVWSVVKANAYGHGIDRIWSALSATDGFALLNLEEAILLRERGWKGPILLLEGFFHADDLPLLDKYRLTTSVHSNWQIKAIQDAKLHAPLDIYLKVNSGMNRLGFQPERVHTVWQQLRALKNVGEMTLMAHFADAEKPDGIADAMVRIEQAAEGLDCPRSLSNSAATLWHPEAHYNWVRPGIVLYGASPSGQWQDIANSGLKPVMTLRSEIIGVQTLKAGDTVGYGSRYRAKGEQRIGIVAGGYADGYPRIAPTGTPVWVDGVRTGTVGTVSMDMLAVDLTPCPQAGIGSPVELWGNEIKIDDVAAAAGTVGYELMCALAPRVPVVTV from the coding sequence ATGTCCCGTCCTGTTCTCGCTCAGCTGAACCTGCAGGCCCTGAAGGATAACCTGCAGATTGTTCGTCGGGCGGCACCTGGCGCACGCGTGTGGTCGGTGGTGAAAGCGAATGCCTACGGCCACGGCATTGACCGTATCTGGAGCGCGCTGAGCGCCACCGATGGCTTTGCGTTACTCAATCTTGAAGAGGCCATTCTGCTGCGCGAGCGCGGCTGGAAAGGGCCCATACTGCTGCTGGAGGGCTTCTTCCACGCCGACGATCTGCCGCTGCTGGATAAGTACCGGCTGACCACCAGCGTTCATAGCAACTGGCAGATCAAAGCGATTCAGGATGCGAAGCTCCACGCGCCGCTGGATATCTATCTCAAGGTCAACAGCGGCATGAACCGCCTGGGCTTCCAGCCTGAGCGGGTGCATACGGTCTGGCAGCAGCTGCGCGCCCTGAAGAACGTGGGTGAAATGACGCTGATGGCGCACTTTGCCGACGCGGAAAAACCGGACGGTATCGCCGATGCCATGGTCCGCATTGAGCAGGCGGCAGAAGGGCTGGACTGCCCGCGCTCGCTGTCCAACTCGGCGGCCACGCTGTGGCATCCCGAGGCGCATTACAACTGGGTGCGTCCGGGGATCGTTCTGTACGGCGCGTCGCCCTCGGGCCAGTGGCAGGATATCGCCAACAGCGGCCTGAAGCCGGTTATGACCCTGCGCAGCGAAATCATTGGTGTGCAGACCCTGAAAGCTGGCGACACGGTGGGCTACGGTAGCCGCTATCGGGCAAAGGGCGAGCAGCGGATTGGTATCGTGGCGGGCGGCTATGCCGACGGCTACCCGCGCATTGCGCCGACCGGTACGCCTGTGTGGGTAGATGGAGTCCGCACGGGAACGGTAGGCACCGTATCTATGGATATGCTGGCCGTTGACCTGACGCCATGCCCGCAGGCGGGTATCGGTTCCCCGGTCGAGCTGTGGGGTAACGAAATCAAAATTGATGACGTGGCGGCCGCGGCGGGCACGGTAGGGTATGAACTGATGTGTGCCCTGGCACCGAGGGTGCCGGTTGTGACGGTGTAA